The genome window CAACTACAAGGACGTGGCCCAAAGGATGCGGAACCTGCTGGAGAAGAACGCCCAGGCTCAGCCAAAGAACCAGCCATCACAGTTGCCGCCCGAAGCTGTGCCGGTGACAGAAATAATAACAGAAACTGGTCCACCGTTGATTGAACAGGAAGAACCGAACGTCTTAGAAGAAGAGCCTGCCATAATAAAAGAACACACCCAACCAGAACCGGAAACGACAATAGAAGAAGCCGGACTGGAAGAGGAATACCAGGAGTTGACGGCTTTTCAGGCCCAGGCGGAAGAAACCCTGGAACCGGAAATAGCCGGTTTGGACGAAGAGGTTCAGGCCGAGGAGACTTTCGGGGACGGCACGGTGGAAGTGATAATGGACCAGCCGCCCAGTTTGGCTCCCAAAACAGAACCAGATAAAACACTCCGGCCGGCCCCGGCCAAAACACAGGATGACGAACCTTACTTGGGGTCCAACCAACAGGGGCTTTCATTTTTGTAAAGCTTTTAAGGAGTTCCATGGATTACGAACGTTTTTTCAAACTGAGCGCAGATCCTTTTTCCAACGTGCCCGACAGCCGGTTCTATTATGACAGTCCCCAGCACAGCAACGCCATCATGCGGCTGGCCCACGTGGCCGAGCGGATGAGGGGCCTGGGGGTGCTGATCGGGGAAGTGGGCTCGGGCAAGACCATGCTGGCCCGCCGTCTGCTGGACATCCTGCGCGAGGACGGAAGGTTTGAAACTTCGCTCCTGATCCTGACCCACGCCGAGTTCAGCCCCATCTGGTTCCTGCGCCGGATCGGATCGCTGCTGGGGGTCAAGGAACTTTCCGAGGACAAGACCCAGGTCTCTTCGGCGGTGGCCCGGCGGCTGATGGAAATCCACGCCGAAGGCCGCAAGCCGGTGATCCTGATAGACGAGGCCAATCTGCTGCGGGGCCAGGCCATTTTGGAGGAAGTGCGGGGACTGCTGAACCTGGAGCTCTCGGATGTCCGGCTGATAACCTTCATCCTGTTCGGCATGGCCGAGATCGAGCAGAATCTTTTGGTGGACTCTTCGCTTAACCAGAGGGTGGCCGTAAAATATTACCTGGACGCCTTGGACGAGGCCGCCATCAAGGAATATGTCCAGCACCGGCTGGTGATCGCCGGGCGGGAGGAGGAGCTTTTCACCGAAACGGCTTACG of bacterium contains these proteins:
- a CDS encoding AAA family ATPase — protein: MDYERFFKLSADPFSNVPDSRFYYDSPQHSNAIMRLAHVAERMRGLGVLIGEVGSGKTMLARRLLDILREDGRFETSLLILTHAEFSPIWFLRRIGSLLGVKELSEDKTQVSSAVARRLMEIHAEGRKPVILIDEANLLRGQAILEEVRGLLNLELSDVRLITFILFGMAEIEQNLLVDSSLNQRVAVKYYLDALDEAAIKEYVQHRLVIAGREEELFTETAYELIARYSQGHPRLINAICDNCLIEGYLLEKDMLDASVVQTVVYNLGIDRGHEEQAPASETTAGSDYQF